A DNA window from Leopardus geoffroyi isolate Oge1 chromosome A1, O.geoffroyi_Oge1_pat1.0, whole genome shotgun sequence contains the following coding sequences:
- the LOC123575827 gene encoding olfactory receptor 2AJ1-like → MEKNNKTVTTDFILLGLWPEFSHLVILIFLILLVYLMAVIGNAVLILLIWLDSRLHCPMYFLLSQLSLIDVALISTTVPKMATNFFSGKRTISQIGCGSQILFSLTLGISECLLLTLMSYDRYIAICNPLRYSVMMSHTICKQMVIGSWVGGAITSLVHTAYVMHLPICHPREIPHFLCEVMALLKLTCEDISAYVNSVVVSSFLVVLIPLSLILASYIRIFLAVVHMNSPEGKNKALATCFSHLCVVSLYFGPAVLVYMRPGSFKTPKINQSLFMFNAILTPMLNPLIYSLRNKDVIAAMKSIVISRCFLKKVKNHRACYT, encoded by the coding sequence ATGGAGAAAAACAATAAGACTGTCAccacagattttattcttttggggcTCTGGCCTGAGTTCAGCCACCTTGTGATCCTTATCTTCCTCATTCTTCTGGTCTATCTTATGGCTGTGATAGGCAATGCTGTTCTCATTCTCCTCATCTGGCTGGATTCTCGACTCCACTGTCCTATGTACTTCCTGCTCAGTCAGCTTTCCCTTATTGATGTGGCTCTGATCTCAACTACTGTCCCCAAAATGGCCACAAATTTCTTCTCAGGGAAGAGAACCATATCACAGATTGGTTGTGGATCCCAGATCTTATTCAGCTTAACCTTGGGAATTTCTGAGTGTCTTCTGCTTACCCTCATGTCCTATGACCGCTACATTGCCATCTGCAATCCACTGCGTTATTCAGTCATGATGAGCCATACCATTTGTAAACAGATGGTCATTGGGTCCTGGGTCGGAGGGGCAATAACTTCACTGGTTCATACAGCCTATGTCATGCACTTACCCATCTGTCATCCTCGAGAGATCCCACACTTCTTGTGTGAGGTCATGGCACTCCTGAAGCTCACTTGTGAGGACATTTCAGCCTATGTAAATTCAGTGGTGGTCTCAAGCTTTCTGGTGGTCCTCATCCCTCTGAGTCTTATCCTGGCTTCCTATATCCGTATATTCCTTGCTGTTGTCCACATGAATTCCCCTGAAGGCAAGAACAAGGCCTTGGCCACATGCTTCTCCCATCTCTGTGTGGTCAGCCTTTACTTTGGTCCTGCTGTATTAGTCTACATGAGGCCAGGATCCTTTAAGACCCCCAAAATAAACCAGTCCCTCTTTATGTTTAATGCCATTCTTACCCCTATGCTTAACCCTCTCATCTATAGCCTGAGAAACAAGGATGTAATAGCAGCTATGAAGAGTATAGTCATTAGTAGATGCTTCCTGAAAAAGGTGAAAAACCACCGAGCTTGCTACACCTAA